The proteins below are encoded in one region of Peptococcaceae bacterium:
- the secD gene encoding protein translocase subunit SecD — protein sequence MKWGKVVALLLITAIIVGAAILAVNPLKKSLKLGLDLKGGVQVRLQAKGTVTDKEISQIIAIMRNRVDKLGVTEPVIQKEGENRILIELPGVKDPETAINLIGKTAQLEFKTVDGTTVLTGKDLADAQEGKDPQTGEFYVGLKFNPEGTQKFAEVTTQLVNQYPEVNGKRDERRIIAILLDEDILQAPYVIEPITKGEGARITGYKDLQEAHNIAVLLRSGALPVPVEIIEKRTVGPTLGADSIVKSKTAGIWGLVAIMVFMLLYYRVPGIIANISLVLYALIVLGILAGINATLTLPGIAGFLLSVGMCVDANIIIYERLKEELRNGKSLRAAIDAGFSRAFWTIFDANVTTLIAAAVLFYLGTGTIKGFAVTLSIGILSSMFTAITFTRYMLKTLADSRVATNPKLYGA from the coding sequence ATGAAGTGGGGTAAGGTCGTGGCGTTGCTGCTGATTACCGCAATAATAGTCGGCGCGGCGATTCTGGCAGTTAATCCTCTCAAAAAGAGCCTAAAACTGGGACTGGATCTTAAAGGCGGCGTCCAGGTCAGGCTGCAGGCCAAAGGGACCGTCACCGATAAAGAGATTAGCCAGATTATTGCAATTATGCGCAACAGGGTTGACAAATTGGGTGTGACTGAGCCCGTAATTCAAAAGGAAGGCGAAAACCGTATTCTGATTGAACTTCCAGGTGTAAAAGACCCTGAGACAGCAATAAATCTAATTGGTAAGACAGCCCAGCTTGAGTTTAAAACAGTTGACGGGACGACAGTGCTGACCGGCAAGGATTTGGCGGACGCCCAGGAAGGCAAAGACCCGCAAACCGGTGAATTCTACGTGGGGCTCAAGTTCAATCCGGAGGGAACGCAGAAATTTGCCGAGGTGACCACCCAGCTCGTCAACCAGTACCCCGAAGTCAACGGAAAGCGTGATGAAAGGCGGATCATAGCCATTTTACTTGATGAAGATATCCTGCAGGCTCCCTATGTGATTGAACCCATCACCAAGGGTGAAGGAGCGCGGATCACAGGTTACAAGGACCTGCAGGAGGCGCATAATATTGCGGTCCTTTTACGTTCTGGCGCCCTACCCGTTCCGGTGGAAATCATCGAGAAGAGAACTGTTGGGCCCACCCTGGGAGCCGACTCCATCGTCAAAAGCAAGACGGCTGGTATCTGGGGACTTGTCGCCATCATGGTTTTTATGCTGCTCTACTACCGGGTTCCCGGCATTATAGCCAACATCTCCCTGGTGCTTTATGCCTTGATCGTCCTTGGAATCCTGGCGGGGATCAACGCCACCCTTACCTTGCCCGGTATTGCCGGCTTCCTCCTTTCGGTAGGGATGTGCGTTGATGCCAATATCATAATCTATGAGCGTTTGAAAGAAGAACTGCGAAACGGCAAAAGCCTGCGGGCAGCTATTGATGCCGGGTTTTCCAGGGCTTTCTGGACGATTTTTGATGCCAACGTGACGACCTTGATTGCTGCCGCTGTGCTTTTTTACCTGGGAACGGGAACCATTAAAGGCTTCGCCGTAACACTAAGCATCGGTATCCTGAGCAGCATGTTCACCGCCATAACCTTTACCAGGTATATGCTGAAAACCCTGGCTGATTCGAGGGTGGCTACTAACCCCAAACTATACGGGGCTTAG
- a CDS encoding HD domain-containing protein, translated as MITLEEVKNDPEVNCYVEMANCHLGAMGYTDHSFRHLEIVSQNAREILKKLEYPPSLAELAAIAGYLHDIGNVISRSNHSQSGALIAFSILKRLGMPCEDIALVMGAIGNHDEEEGQIVNLITAALVLADKTDVHRSRVRNTDFARFDIHDRVNYAVVNSDLVINGSERLITLYLVIETAIVPVIEYFEIFLQRMLMCRRAASFLSARFSIIINNARLL; from the coding sequence TTGATTACTCTTGAAGAGGTTAAAAACGATCCGGAAGTAAACTGTTATGTGGAAATGGCCAACTGCCACCTTGGAGCTATGGGGTATACTGACCACAGTTTCCGGCACCTGGAAATTGTTTCACAAAACGCCAGGGAGATTCTGAAAAAGTTGGAATATCCTCCTTCCCTGGCTGAACTCGCGGCGATAGCCGGGTATCTTCATGACATAGGCAACGTGATCAGCCGTTCCAATCACAGCCAGAGCGGTGCGCTGATCGCATTTTCCATCCTTAAAAGGCTGGGAATGCCCTGCGAGGATATTGCCCTGGTAATGGGGGCCATCGGAAACCATGATGAAGAGGAAGGGCAAATAGTTAATTTGATCACTGCTGCCCTGGTCCTGGCCGACAAGACGGATGTACACCGTTCCCGCGTTCGCAATACGGATTTCGCCCGGTTTGATATACATGACAGGGTAAATTACGCGGTAGTAAATTCCGACCTGGTGATCAACGGCAGCGAGCGGTTGATTACCCTGTACCTCGTTATAGAAACAGCCATTGTGCCCGTTATTGAATACTTTGAAATTTTTTTGCAGAGGATGCTCATGTGCCGCCGTGCGGCTTCCTTTCTCAGCGCCCGCTTTTCCATTATCATAAATAACGCCAGGCTGTTGTAA
- the yajC gene encoding preprotein translocase subunit YajC codes for MPQGASSSFIWLLLFFALMYFLMIRPQQKQKKQRQELLNNLEKGDKIVTIGGIHGTITSLTDETMVLEIAPNLRITMQRSAVGFVKVDDDDDKKSKKGKENKKAKEIEEKTGEQAEKNE; via the coding sequence ATGCCGCAGGGAGCGAGCAGTAGTTTTATCTGGTTACTACTCTTCTTTGCTCTGATGTACTTTTTGATGATCAGGCCGCAGCAAAAACAGAAAAAGCAACGCCAGGAGCTGCTTAACAACCTGGAAAAAGGGGATAAGATTGTTACCATCGGCGGGATACACGGGACCATAACATCCCTTACTGACGAGACCATGGTATTGGAAATAGCCCCTAATTTGAGAATTACCATGCAGCGTTCGGCTGTCGGTTTTGTCAAGGTCGATGACGACGACGACAAAAAGTCGAAGAAAGGCAAAGAAAACAAGAAAGCTAAAGAGATTGAGGAGAAAACCGGCGAACAGGCAGAGAAAAACGAATAA
- the tgt gene encoding tRNA guanosine(34) transglycosylase Tgt: protein MPAVKFQLTKKCSQSTARLGKLNTPHGIVDTPVFMPVGTQATVKAMSPRELEEIGARVVLCNAYHLYLRPGHELIREAGGLHSFMAWPGVILTDSGGFQVFSLGDLRKITEEGVEFRSHVDGSRHLFTPEKVMEIEMALGPDIAMVFDECAGYPADREYAKQAMERTTRWAERCLKAHHRDDQALFAIVQGSVFAELRRASARDLVSLGFPGYAIGGLSVGEPKELMYEMLDETVPLLPEDKPRYLMGAGSPDYMLEGVWRGIDMFDCVLPTRIARNGTVFTRKGKLVIRNARYKYDFSPLDPDCGCYTCRTFTRAYIRHLFNVNEILGLRLTTLHNLYFLLRLMEKIREAISRDSLKDFREEFYSNYAANEV, encoded by the coding sequence GTGCCAGCCGTGAAGTTCCAGCTTACCAAGAAATGCAGCCAGTCTACAGCCAGGCTGGGAAAACTCAACACGCCGCACGGGATTGTGGATACTCCCGTTTTTATGCCCGTCGGAACCCAGGCCACGGTCAAGGCAATGTCGCCGCGGGAGCTTGAAGAGATTGGGGCGAGGGTAGTTTTGTGTAATGCTTATCATCTTTATCTCCGGCCGGGGCATGAATTGATCAGGGAAGCGGGCGGCCTGCACTCTTTTATGGCTTGGCCCGGGGTAATCTTGACCGACAGCGGGGGCTTCCAGGTTTTCAGCCTCGGCGATTTGCGCAAGATTACGGAGGAGGGCGTGGAATTCCGTTCACATGTTGACGGTTCCCGGCACCTGTTCACCCCGGAGAAGGTGATGGAAATAGAAATGGCGCTTGGCCCCGATATTGCCATGGTCTTTGATGAATGCGCCGGTTATCCTGCCGACCGCGAATACGCAAAGCAGGCCATGGAAAGAACAACGCGCTGGGCCGAGAGGTGTTTGAAAGCCCATCACCGGGATGACCAGGCCCTTTTTGCCATTGTTCAGGGAAGCGTCTTCGCGGAACTGAGAAGAGCGAGCGCCAGGGACCTGGTTTCCCTTGGATTCCCCGGTTACGCCATTGGAGGGCTGAGCGTGGGGGAACCAAAGGAATTGATGTATGAAATGCTGGATGAAACGGTTCCCTTGCTCCCAGAGGATAAACCCCGTTACCTCATGGGAGCTGGTTCACCTGATTATATGCTTGAAGGGGTCTGGCGGGGAATAGACATGTTTGACTGTGTGCTTCCCACCAGAATAGCCCGCAACGGGACGGTCTTCACTCGGAAAGGCAAACTGGTCATCAGGAACGCGCGCTATAAATACGATTTCTCGCCCCTGGACCCCGATTGCGGGTGCTACACTTGCCGGACTTTTACCCGCGCTTACATCAGGCATCTTTTTAACGTCAACGAAATTCTGGGGCTAAGGCTTACCACCCTGCACAATCTCTATTTTCTCCTGCGGTTGATGGAAAAAATCAGAGAGGCCATATCCCGCGATTCTTTAAAGGATTTTAGGGAGGAATTTTATAGTAATTACGCTGCAAATGAGGTATAA
- the queA gene encoding tRNA preQ1(34) S-adenosylmethionine ribosyltransferase-isomerase QueA, whose protein sequence is MKLADFDYYLPACLIAQEPLPHREQSRLLVLKRASGEIEHRRFTDILEYIKEGDVLAANNTRVIPARLFGVKEETGARVEVLLLKRLDQKRWEALVRPGKRVKLGAVIYFGAGEVSARVVEMKGPGERVLDFSFEGVFEEWLDRLGQVPLPPYIHEKLANPERYQTVYARHPGSAAAPTAGLHFTPGLIEKLKEKGAEWVEILLHVGTGTFRPVKAEDITRHRMHREDYEISREAAGSVNRALREGRRVIAVGTTSTRALESAFSHGEIRPGFNSTDIFIYPGYEFKVISGLITNFHLPRSTLLMLVCALAGRENIFRAYDQAVREQYRFFSFGDAMLII, encoded by the coding sequence ATGAAACTGGCTGATTTTGATTACTATTTGCCAGCGTGCCTGATCGCGCAGGAGCCGCTGCCTCACCGCGAACAGTCAAGGCTGCTCGTGCTGAAACGCGCGTCCGGGGAAATCGAACACCGCAGGTTCACGGACATCCTGGAATACATTAAAGAAGGCGATGTGCTGGCTGCCAACAACACACGGGTTATTCCCGCCCGACTCTTTGGCGTGAAGGAGGAGACAGGAGCGCGGGTCGAGGTCCTCCTGTTGAAACGTTTGGATCAAAAGCGATGGGAAGCCCTGGTGCGTCCCGGGAAGCGAGTTAAATTGGGCGCTGTCATATACTTTGGCGCGGGGGAAGTCAGCGCCAGGGTAGTGGAAATGAAAGGCCCGGGAGAGCGGGTGCTTGATTTTTCGTTTGAAGGTGTGTTTGAAGAATGGCTGGACCGCCTGGGACAAGTGCCGCTCCCCCCGTATATTCATGAAAAGCTGGCCAACCCCGAACGGTACCAAACGGTTTATGCCAGGCATCCCGGTTCCGCCGCTGCTCCCACGGCAGGTCTTCATTTTACGCCGGGTTTAATCGAGAAGCTGAAAGAAAAAGGCGCGGAGTGGGTGGAAATACTTCTTCACGTGGGAACAGGGACTTTCAGGCCGGTTAAAGCGGAGGATATAACCCGGCACAGGATGCACCGGGAGGATTACGAGATAAGCCGGGAAGCTGCCGGTTCGGTGAACAGGGCTCTGCGCGAAGGAAGGCGAGTTATTGCAGTGGGGACCACCTCGACCAGGGCCCTGGAAAGCGCGTTTTCGCATGGAGAGATAAGGCCTGGCTTCAATTCCACGGATATTTTTATTTATCCCGGCTATGAATTCAAGGTGATAAGCGGGCTGATCACCAATTTTCACCTGCCCAGGTCAACTCTGCTGATGCTGGTTTGCGCCCTGGCCGGGAGAGAGAATATCTTCAGGGCATACGACCAGGCGGTGAGAGAACAGTACCGCTTTTTTAGTTTTGGCGATGCCATGTTAATAATCTAA
- a CDS encoding SpoIID/LytB domain-containing protein, with product MRIITKDKAVSAFFLFLLACLLFCALPSAIYGAQFACPQNSLRVLLASGISSADFSVSEGSYELVDYVTQRVISSNANTGTWIVAPKGNGNIQVSHNGSPVQGALSSLVILRQKDAGQLNVFRYKNKRYRGDLLVENLGGKIYLINVIDMEQYLYSVVGAEMGLGAPEEAYKAQAVASRTYAFYKKENPYLNYDVETTQMSQVYGGYDSELQGGEPVKRAVDATRGLVIYYDGKLIQAFFHANAGGYTESAVNVWSYNLPYIRPVPTPEDSYATQVTQYGDWPGVSYQWEKTFSRQELLDVLKKWNAENPGEKVSVGQVVELAVSRQAVDPVTREYLPVQTQSGRVTRLDIIGTNGIKSFFKDNIRSVLGLRSTLFNITFDSTIQVWNAFATLDVFNRASDLVSINADGFTGKLNGNNDNYYVVSAEGMKTIPKVFNTVTITGRGYGHGLGMSQWGAWGMAARGVGYRRIIEHFYNQGLNDGRLEVKPYNQAR from the coding sequence ATGCGGATCATAACAAAAGATAAAGCAGTTTCTGCCTTTTTCCTCTTTCTCCTGGCCTGCTTGCTGTTTTGCGCTTTGCCTTCTGCAATTTATGGAGCCCAGTTTGCCTGTCCTCAGAATTCGCTGCGTGTTCTCCTCGCTTCCGGCATTTCTTCTGCGGATTTTTCCGTCAGCGAAGGCAGTTATGAACTTGTGGATTATGTAACGCAAAGAGTGATCAGTTCAAACGCAAATACCGGCACCTGGATTGTCGCTCCCAAAGGCAACGGCAATATTCAGGTTTCCCATAACGGGTCCCCAGTGCAGGGCGCGCTCAGCTCACTGGTCATCTTACGGCAAAAGGACGCGGGACAGCTTAACGTTTTTCGCTATAAGAACAAGCGGTACAGGGGAGACCTGTTAGTAGAAAACCTCGGCGGCAAAATATATTTAATAAATGTAATCGATATGGAACAGTACCTTTACAGCGTGGTGGGAGCTGAAATGGGCCTAGGGGCCCCGGAAGAGGCTTATAAAGCCCAAGCCGTCGCTTCGCGGACTTATGCCTTTTACAAGAAGGAGAACCCTTATCTCAATTACGATGTCGAGACAACCCAGATGTCGCAGGTGTACGGCGGCTATGACTCGGAGCTGCAGGGCGGCGAACCGGTAAAAAGGGCGGTTGACGCTACCCGGGGGCTTGTCATTTATTATGACGGCAAGCTCATCCAGGCTTTTTTTCATGCCAACGCCGGCGGTTATACGGAAAGCGCCGTCAATGTCTGGTCTTATAACCTTCCCTATATTCGTCCAGTTCCAACACCCGAAGATTCTTATGCCACCCAGGTCACGCAGTACGGGGATTGGCCGGGGGTTAGCTACCAGTGGGAAAAGACTTTTTCGAGACAGGAACTGCTGGATGTGTTAAAGAAATGGAATGCGGAGAATCCCGGCGAAAAGGTCAGCGTGGGCCAGGTCGTTGAGCTGGCTGTGAGCCGGCAGGCTGTCGATCCCGTCACGCGGGAATACCTTCCCGTTCAAACCCAGTCGGGCCGGGTTACCCGGCTTGATATTATAGGAACAAATGGGATAAAGAGCTTTTTTAAGGATAACATCCGCTCTGTTCTAGGTTTAAGAAGCACGCTTTTCAACATCACCTTTGATTCTACCATCCAGGTTTGGAACGCTTTTGCCACCCTGGACGTCTTTAACCGGGCCAGCGACCTGGTATCGATCAACGCCGACGGTTTTACCGGGAAACTCAATGGGAACAATGATAATTACTATGTAGTTTCAGCAGAAGGGATGAAAACCATTCCCAAGGTGTTTAACACCGTGACCATCACCGGCAGGGGCTACGGGCACGGCCTGGGCATGAGCCAGTGGGGGGCGTGGGGAATGGCCGCGCGGGGAGTGGGCTACCGGAGGATCATCGAGCATTTTTACAACCAGGGGCTGAATGACGGGCGGCTGGAGGTCAAACCATATAACCAGGCCCGGTAA
- the sigI gene encoding RNA polymerase sigma-I factor codes for MLDDQLRQAIDMVQQGQAQQREDLIRRYLPFVLKVASQVCRRFVHVGVDDEASVALMAFNEALDKYDRSQGGSFFAFAESVIKRRMIDYFRKRQREQREIPWSSFFEEEGDRPGCIQQLDKLTWEKTRNDIFEQEMSELRRSEIMEYKKRLESFGITLQDLVKASPKHQDARVAAFQVARKIYENDGLRRHLQRTKSLPLKELEPTVGVSRKTMERQRKYIIALTVILMDEYYFLQEYLRGLKG; via the coding sequence ATGTTGGACGATCAGTTGCGCCAGGCTATAGACATGGTCCAGCAGGGTCAGGCACAGCAAAGGGAGGACCTTATCCGGCGGTACCTTCCCTTTGTTCTAAAGGTCGCCTCGCAAGTATGCAGGCGGTTTGTGCACGTGGGAGTGGATGATGAAGCGAGCGTGGCCTTGATGGCTTTCAACGAAGCGCTTGATAAATATGACCGCAGTCAAGGAGGCTCTTTCTTTGCCTTTGCCGAATCTGTAATAAAAAGGCGGATGATTGATTATTTTCGTAAAAGACAAAGAGAGCAAAGGGAAATACCCTGGTCGTCCTTTTTTGAGGAAGAAGGGGATAGGCCGGGGTGCATTCAACAGCTTGATAAGCTTACCTGGGAAAAGACCCGAAACGATATTTTTGAACAGGAAATGAGCGAGCTGCGGCGCAGCGAAATTATGGAGTATAAAAAAAGGCTTGAGTCTTTTGGAATAACGCTGCAGGACCTGGTAAAGGCTTCGCCAAAGCACCAGGACGCCCGGGTAGCTGCTTTTCAGGTTGCCCGGAAAATTTACGAAAATGATGGGCTGCGCCGGCATCTTCAGCGGACAAAATCGCTGCCGCTGAAAGAACTTGAGCCAACGGTCGGGGTTAGCCGCAAGACAATGGAGAGGCAGCGCAAGTATATCATCGCGTTAACCGTCATCCTGATGGACGAGTATTACTTTTTGCAGGAATACCTGCGGGGACTAAAGGGGTGA
- a CDS encoding DUF2905 domain-containing protein produces MNDFSGMARVLISLGAFIVLMGLFLLAISKISGIGRLPGDIIFRKGNFTFYFPLVTSIILSLVLTLLLNLVFRR; encoded by the coding sequence ATGAACGATTTTTCCGGAATGGCCAGGGTATTGATTAGCCTGGGTGCCTTTATTGTTCTGATGGGGCTGTTTCTCCTGGCGATAAGCAAAATAAGCGGGATCGGCCGTCTTCCGGGAGACATTATTTTCCGCAAAGGAAATTTCACTTTTTATTTTCCACTGGTCACCTCGATCATTCTCAGCCTGGTGCTGACCCTGTTATTGAACCTGGTTTTTCGCCGCTGA
- a CDS encoding epoxyqueuosine reductase QueH, protein MKILLHACCGPCSIFPVKELTEQGHDLTGYFYNPNIHPYTEFRKRLETFEQYVEKTGLPVIIDSEYELDEFLRGVSFREGDRCRICYGMRLRRAARVAKKGGFDAFSSTLLVSPMQKHDLIKDIGEAAGEEMGIPFYYHDFRPGYREGVRISREEQMYRQQYCGCIYSERDRHLPLKKAGKNQELKKQ, encoded by the coding sequence TTGAAAATATTACTGCATGCCTGCTGCGGGCCGTGCAGCATTTTCCCGGTCAAAGAGTTAACAGAGCAGGGGCATGACCTTACGGGGTATTTTTATAACCCCAATATTCACCCGTACACCGAGTTTAGAAAACGGCTGGAAACCTTTGAACAGTACGTGGAGAAGACGGGTCTTCCCGTAATAATCGACAGCGAGTACGAGCTGGACGAGTTCCTGCGCGGCGTGTCGTTCCGGGAAGGAGACCGCTGCCGTATTTGCTACGGGATGCGCTTGCGAAGAGCCGCCCGGGTTGCCAAAAAAGGAGGTTTTGACGCTTTTTCTTCAACCCTTCTGGTCAGCCCCATGCAGAAACACGACCTGATAAAGGACATCGGGGAGGCGGCCGGTGAGGAGATGGGCATTCCATTTTATTATCACGATTTCCGGCCCGGTTACCGTGAAGGGGTCAGGATTTCCAGGGAAGAACAGATGTACCGCCAGCAGTACTGCGGGTGTATTTACAGCGAAAGGGACAGGCACCTGCCTTTGAAAAAAGCAGGCAAAAATCAGGAGCTGAAAAAGCAATAG
- the ruvB gene encoding Holliday junction branch migration DNA helicase RuvB produces the protein MNEERIITPAVTEEEADEQKLRPHRLRDYIGQDKVKENLAVFIEAAKQRKEALDHVLLYGPPGLGKTTLAYIIATEMEAQIRATSGPAIERPGDLAAILTNLQPRDILFIDEIHRLNRAVEEVLYPAMEDFALDIVIGKGPSARSIRLELPPFTLVGATTRIGNLTAPLRDRFGVVSRLDFYREEDLVTIIERAARILKIGIDPLGALEIGKRSRGTPRIGNRLLKRVRDFAQVQGEKVITSQLADQALDLLEVDHLGLDAIDRQMLLTIIQKFGGGPVGLETLAASISEETVTIEDVYEPFLLQIGFLQRTPRGRVATPLAYRHLNISYDKNEDPNLTLW, from the coding sequence ATGAATGAAGAAAGAATAATCACACCGGCCGTGACGGAAGAGGAAGCAGATGAGCAAAAGCTGAGGCCCCACCGCTTGCGGGACTACATCGGGCAGGACAAGGTTAAAGAAAACCTGGCCGTGTTCATAGAAGCAGCAAAACAGAGGAAAGAGGCGCTCGACCATGTTTTGCTCTATGGTCCGCCGGGTTTGGGAAAGACAACCCTGGCCTATATCATCGCCACGGAAATGGAAGCCCAGATCCGGGCAACTTCAGGGCCCGCCATTGAACGCCCCGGCGACCTGGCTGCCATTTTGACCAATCTTCAGCCGCGTGATATCCTGTTTATCGATGAGATCCACCGCCTTAACCGCGCGGTGGAAGAGGTCCTTTACCCGGCGATGGAGGACTTTGCCCTGGATATAGTGATCGGCAAAGGACCCAGCGCGCGCTCGATCCGCCTTGAACTGCCCCCGTTTACCCTGGTGGGAGCCACCACGAGGATCGGAAACCTCACCGCCCCTTTAAGAGACAGGTTCGGTGTCGTCAGCCGCCTGGACTTTTATCGGGAGGAAGACCTGGTTACAATTATAGAAAGGGCGGCCCGCATTTTGAAGATAGGGATTGATCCCTTGGGAGCTTTGGAAATCGGCAAGCGTTCCCGGGGAACTCCCCGCATCGGCAACCGTCTTTTAAAAAGGGTCCGGGATTTTGCCCAGGTCCAGGGAGAGAAGGTCATCACCAGCCAGCTGGCCGACCAAGCGCTGGATTTGCTGGAAGTGGATCATCTCGGCCTTGATGCCATTGATCGCCAGATGCTGCTCACCATAATCCAGAAATTCGGAGGAGGTCCGGTGGGATTAGAAACGCTGGCTGCTTCCATCAGCGAGGAAACGGTAACGATTGAGGATGTCTACGAGCCGTTTTTGCTGCAGATCGGTTTCCTGCAGCGTACCCCGCGGGGAAGGGTAGCCACCCCTCTTGCCTACCGGCACCTGAATATCAGTTATGATAAAAACGAGGATCCCAATTTAACGCTGTGGTAG
- the ruvA gene encoding Holliday junction branch migration protein RuvA has protein sequence MLLEFIQGRLVAKGTNYVVVQTGGLGCRIFVPAFTWESLPPLREEIALYTYLHIREDDLSLFGFFSSEEKEFFVMLMSVSGIGPKLALAILSRLRVPELKRAILVGDAAVFSAIPGVGKKTAERIILELKDKVGKQEMLEYAGPGTAQSFAEAREEAVAALLALGYTLPEAQKAVPFPDPSSGKQSVEELLRIAFKSLAKY, from the coding sequence ATGTTGCTGGAATTTATACAAGGCCGGCTGGTTGCCAAAGGAACAAACTATGTGGTTGTCCAGACTGGCGGGCTGGGCTGCCGCATTTTTGTTCCGGCCTTTACCTGGGAATCTCTTCCTCCGCTGCGGGAGGAGATCGCTCTTTATACGTACCTTCATATTCGAGAAGATGATTTAAGTCTTTTCGGGTTTTTCAGTTCTGAAGAAAAAGAATTCTTTGTCATGCTGATGTCCGTTTCCGGTATTGGACCCAAACTGGCCCTGGCGATCCTTTCCAGATTAAGGGTGCCGGAACTGAAGAGGGCAATTCTGGTTGGCGACGCTGCGGTTTTTTCCGCTATACCGGGAGTGGGGAAAAAAACAGCCGAAAGAATAATTCTTGAACTGAAGGATAAGGTCGGGAAACAGGAAATGCTGGAGTACGCCGGGCCGGGGACAGCCCAGTCCTTTGCCGAGGCGAGAGAGGAAGCTGTGGCTGCTCTCTTGGCCTTGGGCTACACCCTGCCTGAAGCCCAGAAAGCCGTACCGTTTCCCGATCCCTCGTCGGGTAAGCAATCCGTTGAGGAGCTGCTGCGTATAGCCTTTAAATCACTGGCAAAATATTAA